A single Pseudoalteromonas phenolica DNA region contains:
- a CDS encoding amidohydrolase family protein produces the protein MALLKTPLALAVSLAVFGASAPALADADNKATDKAAVKTEAKKSDKWDVLNPPGEKQTITIDTNETTWSNLDVSPDGKSIIFDMLGDIYVMPISGGKATAITNDRAWNFQPKFSPDGSKIAFISDREGAENLWVMDVNGENMRKVSGESHNLLHNPAWSPDGQYIAVKQGQVTGRTIPGGSIRMYHISGGKGVIVRERLHGAKSQKNVAEPAFSKDGKKIYYSVDATAGVRWQYNKNALESVFEIRSWDLATGEEETVIRGSGGAIRPTPSPDGKSIAFVKRIENGKEMQSGLYIKDLKSGIETEIFAGLDRDLQEANGAQGNTPAFAYTPDGKALVFWSGGVFHKVDIASKQAQVIPTRVVAEKQITPALKFAVDVAPDTFKVKLARWSQISPDGKTALFQALGHLYTKDIESGKVKRVTKQNDHFEFYPSFSRDGKYIVYTSWDDQDLGAVRVVSAKGGKGKVITQEPGHYINPSFSPDGKKVLYRKVTGGYLLSGDWSMEPGIYLTSVKGGEAKRIIKRGDNPHFGADSERIFFNVASSETSRELKSVDLNGQQERSHFKGEYIFDYRVSPNGKYVAFIENFNTFVAPFTSTGKTLSINKGTKSFPVKQVSKYSGDFLNWKADSSALTWAFGPNLYQRKLTDTFAFLEGAADDVSELTAEGIDLSFEKKADKPEGLLALVGGKVVTMRNAEQEQEIIEDGVVLIEDNRIIAVGTRSDVNIPSKAKVMDISGKTVIPGLVDAHAHGSYGSRNLQPEQNWNQFSNVSFGVTTIHDPSNDSNEVFSMAELQRAGLTVAPRIYSVGRILYAGNAPGYKTPINNLEDAQFHVKRLKDAGAISVKSYNHPRRDTRQQVLEAAKEMEIMVVPEGGSKFQQNMNMIIDGHTGLEHALPIPSIYSDVVQMWSQTKAGFTPTFNVAYGGIKGEDYFYDKTEVWKNERLKAFVPDYILNPRSIRRPTAPEHHYNHINAAKSAKQLRDKGVTVHIGAHGQREGLGAHWELWSMAQGGFTAWEALRSGTIDGAKYLALDNDIGTIEKGKLADLVIIDGDVLNDIRQSEKVAYTVLNGRIYDAATMNEVGNYNRKRQPFFFENGSKAPMHSATEAYMEEKAHKYHWKH, from the coding sequence ATGGCATTACTTAAAACACCACTGGCGCTGGCCGTCAGTTTAGCCGTATTCGGTGCAAGCGCTCCTGCACTTGCTGATGCTGATAATAAAGCAACCGATAAGGCCGCTGTAAAAACTGAAGCTAAAAAATCAGATAAGTGGGATGTACTAAACCCACCGGGCGAAAAACAAACTATCACCATCGACACCAACGAAACGACTTGGAGTAACCTAGACGTTAGTCCTGATGGCAAGAGCATTATTTTCGATATGTTAGGCGATATCTATGTGATGCCTATCTCGGGTGGTAAAGCAACAGCAATTACCAATGACAGAGCGTGGAACTTCCAACCGAAATTCTCTCCTGATGGGTCTAAAATTGCGTTTATCTCTGACCGAGAAGGCGCTGAGAACCTATGGGTTATGGATGTGAACGGCGAGAACATGCGTAAAGTGTCTGGAGAATCTCACAACTTACTACATAACCCAGCTTGGTCACCAGATGGACAATATATTGCGGTTAAGCAAGGTCAAGTCACCGGCCGTACTATTCCTGGCGGTTCAATTCGTATGTACCACATTTCAGGTGGTAAAGGCGTCATTGTACGTGAGCGTCTACATGGTGCGAAGTCACAGAAGAACGTTGCCGAGCCTGCTTTCTCAAAAGACGGTAAGAAGATTTACTACTCAGTTGATGCAACGGCGGGTGTACGCTGGCAGTATAATAAGAATGCACTTGAGTCAGTATTCGAGATCCGCTCTTGGGATTTAGCAACTGGTGAAGAAGAAACCGTGATCCGCGGCTCAGGCGGCGCTATTCGCCCAACGCCAAGCCCAGATGGTAAATCGATTGCGTTTGTAAAACGTATCGAGAACGGCAAAGAGATGCAAAGCGGCCTGTACATCAAAGATCTTAAATCAGGCATCGAAACTGAAATCTTTGCAGGCCTAGACCGCGACTTACAAGAAGCAAACGGTGCACAAGGTAATACCCCAGCATTCGCTTACACGCCAGATGGTAAAGCATTAGTGTTCTGGTCAGGCGGTGTATTCCACAAAGTAGACATCGCTAGCAAACAAGCACAAGTGATCCCAACCCGTGTTGTGGCTGAAAAACAAATCACGCCAGCACTGAAGTTTGCAGTAGACGTTGCCCCTGACACATTTAAAGTGAAATTAGCACGTTGGTCACAAATTTCTCCAGATGGTAAAACAGCATTATTCCAAGCACTTGGTCACCTTTACACCAAAGATATTGAATCTGGTAAAGTAAAGCGTGTGACTAAGCAAAACGATCATTTTGAGTTCTACCCTAGCTTCTCTCGTGACGGCAAATACATTGTTTATACTAGCTGGGATGACCAAGATTTAGGCGCGGTTCGCGTGGTATCTGCAAAAGGCGGTAAAGGCAAAGTGATCACCCAAGAGCCAGGTCACTACATCAACCCAAGCTTCTCACCAGATGGTAAAAAAGTACTTTATCGCAAAGTAACCGGTGGTTACTTACTCAGTGGTGATTGGTCAATGGAACCGGGCATTTACTTAACCAGCGTTAAGGGCGGTGAAGCAAAGCGCATCATCAAACGTGGTGACAACCCACACTTTGGCGCTGACAGCGAACGCATCTTCTTCAATGTTGCAAGCAGCGAAACTAGCCGTGAACTTAAGTCAGTCGATTTAAACGGTCAGCAAGAGCGTTCACACTTCAAGGGTGAGTACATCTTTGATTACCGCGTATCGCCAAACGGCAAATACGTGGCCTTCATTGAAAACTTCAATACCTTTGTTGCCCCATTCACAAGTACAGGTAAAACGCTATCAATTAACAAGGGCACTAAATCATTCCCTGTTAAGCAAGTGTCTAAGTACTCTGGTGACTTCTTAAACTGGAAAGCTGACAGCAGCGCATTAACTTGGGCGTTTGGTCCTAATCTGTATCAGCGCAAGCTAACTGATACATTCGCGTTCTTAGAAGGCGCAGCTGATGACGTCAGTGAGCTGACGGCTGAAGGCATCGACTTAAGCTTCGAGAAAAAAGCGGATAAGCCAGAGGGCCTATTAGCCCTAGTTGGTGGTAAAGTCGTGACGATGCGTAACGCAGAGCAAGAGCAAGAAATCATCGAAGACGGTGTGGTACTTATCGAAGACAACCGCATTATCGCAGTAGGTACACGCAGCGATGTGAACATTCCTAGCAAAGCAAAAGTCATGGATATCTCAGGTAAGACTGTGATCCCAGGCCTTGTTGATGCACACGCGCACGGCAGCTATGGTAGCCGCAACTTACAGCCAGAACAGAACTGGAACCAGTTCTCTAACGTAAGCTTTGGTGTCACAACCATTCACGATCCATCGAACGATTCAAACGAAGTGTTCTCAATGGCTGAGCTTCAGCGTGCTGGTCTAACAGTTGCACCTCGTATCTACTCTGTAGGTCGTATTTTATACGCAGGTAATGCACCGGGTTATAAAACGCCGATCAACAATCTTGAAGACGCACAGTTCCACGTTAAGCGCCTGAAAGATGCTGGTGCTATTTCTGTTAAGAGCTACAACCATCCTCGTCGTGACACGCGCCAACAAGTGCTAGAAGCGGCGAAAGAAATGGAAATCATGGTCGTGCCTGAAGGTGGTTCTAAGTTCCAACAGAACATGAACATGATCATCGATGGTCACACAGGTCTTGAGCACGCACTACCAATTCCAAGCATCTACTCAGACGTCGTACAAATGTGGAGCCAAACCAAGGCGGGCTTTACACCAACGTTTAACGTCGCTTACGGTGGTATTAAAGGTGAAGATTACTTCTACGACAAAACAGAAGTATGGAAGAACGAGCGCCTAAAAGCATTCGTACCTGACTACATTCTAAACCCACGCTCAATTCGTCGCCCTACAGCACCTGAGCACCACTATAACCACATCAATGCGGCTAAATCAGCCAAGCAGCTTCGTGATAAAGGTGTAACAGTTCACATTGGTGCGCATGGTCAACGTGAAGGCTTAGGTGCGCATTGGGAACTATGGTCAATGGCACAAGGTGGCTTCACAGCATGGGAAGCGCTACGTAGTGGTACAATTGACGGTGCTAAATACCTAGCGCTAGACAATGACATAGGTACCATTGAAAAAGGCAAACTGGCTGACTTAGTGATCATCGACGGTGACGTTTTAAACGATATTCGTCAGTCAGAAAAAGTCGCTTACACAGTACTTAATGGTCGTATCTATGATGCTGCAACTATGAACGAAGTAGGTAACTACAACCGTAAACGTCAGCCATTCTTCTTCGAAAACGGTAGCAAAGCTCCTATGCACTCAGCAACCGAAGCTTATATGGAAGAAAAGGCACACAAATATCACTGGAAGCATTAA
- a CDS encoding ATP-binding protein codes for MFDPKTLYFTSGAMMAMMTLLCYLTWRTNKNIPGTATYTLYPLVLFLATMSFSLHGYLGHWQTIGIGNALLFGASIIHVLAISQFLEHKGWELKSFLAFTCLLLIALGYFSIVDDNLRVRIWISDLQHIAEIVLLLSMFWRFARPRYPNGTIVYTIVLGLLLIAFIGRSIMMGDVTHLTIMKDTWFTTTVFINGVLSPIFYATGMALLCNERRELHLNALTEKAQKDLEIRGLFLSTVSHEIRTPLNGILGSAQLVLSRTKSTKNKAYCEAIINSAESLNLLIDKVLDYASLEQSDESLYEEDIELKTWLNNLCLLLTPLAEQKQLKFELDYDLPEQACYYCDQQKLRQIIINLVGNAIKFTDSGSVKIKVHLEQDSAMAHTVTFSVIDSGPGIEDDDIEKLTQPYVQSSAGKVKGGTGLGLAITARLLERLGSKLEIASQLNKGSVFSFSLNLAIGELSLVPQRLHETDCVTGLNILLVEDLELNQKIAIEFMAEDEHKVKLATTGQSALDLLQHHQFDAVLLDMNLPDLTGQEVLKSLKKIEHRNQRTPFLAFTASLSPDEIKEYMMLGIKDIVAKPIKQEKLRQALSDSQTLKEPTISVELADVLYDETAASSLQKNFNEDEVSSIYNEFVLSARNKLISIQQQLDIDNEQCIKMLHRQASTALQLGFNRYGQLLKNIERRLLEQKSAHDELTEAMTLWQDSLTAYLQFVRSQTLN; via the coding sequence ATGTTTGATCCCAAAACCCTCTATTTTACCAGTGGCGCCATGATGGCCATGATGACCTTGTTGTGCTATTTAACTTGGCGAACCAATAAAAACATACCCGGCACAGCAACTTATACACTCTACCCCCTTGTGCTGTTTCTTGCGACGATGAGTTTCTCATTACATGGTTATTTAGGACATTGGCAAACAATCGGGATCGGCAATGCGCTTTTATTTGGTGCATCAATTATCCATGTGTTGGCGATCAGCCAATTCTTAGAGCATAAAGGGTGGGAGTTAAAAAGCTTCTTAGCCTTTACTTGCTTATTGCTCATTGCTTTAGGCTACTTCAGCATAGTCGATGATAATTTAAGAGTAAGGATTTGGATTTCAGACTTGCAGCATATTGCTGAAATTGTACTGCTGCTATCAATGTTTTGGCGTTTTGCGCGCCCACGTTACCCCAATGGCACCATTGTATATACCATTGTTCTTGGTCTTTTGCTTATCGCTTTCATTGGTCGCTCAATTATGATGGGTGATGTCACACACCTAACCATTATGAAAGACACCTGGTTCACCACCACCGTATTCATTAATGGCGTGCTCTCGCCGATTTTCTACGCCACAGGTATGGCACTGTTATGTAACGAACGACGTGAATTACATTTAAATGCACTAACTGAAAAAGCACAAAAAGATTTAGAAATTCGCGGCCTATTTTTATCTACTGTCAGCCATGAAATTCGTACCCCACTTAACGGTATTCTTGGTAGTGCGCAATTGGTGTTGAGCCGAACAAAGAGCACCAAAAACAAAGCCTACTGCGAAGCCATCATTAATTCAGCAGAATCACTCAATTTACTCATAGATAAAGTACTCGATTACGCCAGTTTAGAGCAAAGTGATGAGTCACTCTATGAAGAAGATATCGAGCTCAAGACTTGGTTAAATAATCTCTGCTTGCTGCTCACGCCATTAGCAGAACAGAAACAATTAAAGTTTGAGCTCGACTACGACCTGCCTGAACAGGCTTGTTATTACTGTGACCAACAAAAACTTCGACAAATTATCATTAATCTCGTCGGCAATGCCATTAAGTTTACCGACTCAGGGTCAGTGAAAATCAAAGTCCACCTTGAACAAGATAGTGCTATGGCGCATACCGTCACATTCAGCGTGATCGACTCAGGCCCCGGCATTGAAGATGACGATATTGAAAAACTGACTCAGCCTTATGTGCAAAGTAGCGCTGGTAAAGTAAAGGGCGGTACTGGTTTAGGGCTGGCGATTACCGCTCGCTTACTAGAACGTTTAGGTTCGAAGCTCGAAATTGCCAGTCAGTTAAATAAAGGCAGTGTGTTTAGTTTTAGTTTAAACCTTGCTATTGGTGAGCTCAGCCTTGTCCCGCAACGTCTTCATGAAACGGACTGTGTGACTGGGCTTAACATTTTATTAGTCGAAGATTTAGAGTTAAACCAAAAAATTGCCATTGAATTTATGGCTGAAGACGAGCACAAAGTTAAGCTCGCAACCACAGGGCAGTCAGCACTCGATTTACTCCAGCATCATCAGTTTGATGCTGTGTTGCTCGATATGAATCTACCAGATTTGACCGGTCAAGAAGTACTGAAGTCATTGAAGAAAATAGAGCATAGAAATCAGCGTACCCCTTTCCTCGCGTTTACTGCAAGCTTAAGCCCAGATGAAATAAAAGAGTATATGATGCTGGGGATCAAAGACATTGTTGCCAAACCCATCAAACAAGAGAAGCTACGCCAAGCGCTCAGTGATTCACAAACATTGAAAGAACCCACCATCAGTGTAGAACTTGCCGATGTCCTTTACGATGAAACTGCAGCGAGTTCTTTGCAAAAAAACTTTAATGAAGATGAAGTGTCTTCGATTTATAACGAATTTGTACTCTCAGCGCGTAATAAGTTAATCAGCATTCAGCAGCAGCTAGATATAGACAACGAACAATGTATCAAAATGCTTCATCGTCAAGCGAGCACAGCCTTGCAACTAGGCTTTAATCGCTATGGACAGTTACTTAAAAATATTGAGCGTCGCCTGCTAGAACAAAAGTCAGCCCATGATGAACTCACTGAAGCAATGACCTTGTGGCAAGACAGTTTAACTGCATATCTGCAATTCGTTCGCTCGCAAACGCTGAATTAA
- a CDS encoding helix-turn-helix transcriptional regulator, which yields MSSTAFLLLDKDPINTIGINVLQPLLKTQGLEVTTGTDITEVPENTRLLFIETAQNDAWNKLKEQLVKLKVNCDIVLFNLDENPELANRALLSGIRGVFYTTDNADVLMKGIRLLMENQLWYRRDIMCNALNRMLQFNKDALHKLTEGDIEPVKLTKREKAIISLMSKGAKNKEIAEDLNISPHTVKTHLYSAFRKTKCRNRIELLSWAQQNIPDEIR from the coding sequence ATGAGCAGTACCGCCTTTTTACTTTTAGATAAAGATCCAATCAATACGATTGGCATTAATGTCCTTCAACCTTTACTTAAAACACAAGGGTTAGAAGTTACCACTGGCACAGACATTACAGAGGTGCCTGAAAACACCAGATTGTTATTCATCGAAACCGCACAAAACGATGCATGGAACAAACTAAAAGAACAATTAGTTAAGCTAAAAGTAAATTGCGATATCGTGCTATTTAATCTAGACGAGAACCCAGAACTTGCAAATCGTGCACTATTGAGTGGTATTCGTGGCGTGTTTTACACTACAGATAACGCTGATGTACTGATGAAAGGTATCCGTTTACTGATGGAGAACCAACTTTGGTATCGCCGTGACATTATGTGTAACGCCCTTAACCGCATGTTGCAATTCAATAAAGATGCTCTTCACAAGTTGACTGAAGGCGATATTGAACCGGTTAAACTAACCAAACGCGAAAAAGCCATTATCTCATTAATGAGTAAAGGTGCGAAAAACAAAGAGATCGCTGAAGACTTAAATATCAGCCCGCACACAGTTAAAACTCACCTTTACAGCGCATTTAGAAAAACAAAATGTCGTAACAGAATTGAATTACTTTCTTGGGCACAACAGAATATCCCAGACGAGATTCGCTAA
- a CDS encoding histidine triad nucleotide-binding protein, translated as MAEATIFDKIINKEIPADIIYEDEHTLAFRDINPQAPFHVLVIPKTPIATINDVDETNAHLIGQLYVVAAKLAKEHGFAEDGYRVVMNCNEHGGQTVFHVHLHVLAGLEMGWPPFTNKKKELL; from the coding sequence ATGGCCGAAGCGACCATATTTGACAAAATCATCAATAAAGAAATCCCAGCAGATATCATTTATGAGGACGAACATACTCTGGCTTTTAGAGACATTAATCCTCAGGCGCCTTTCCATGTATTGGTGATCCCTAAAACGCCTATCGCTACAATTAATGATGTAGATGAAACTAACGCTCACTTAATTGGTCAATTATATGTAGTTGCAGCAAAGCTAGCGAAAGAGCATGGTTTTGCTGAAGATGGCTATCGCGTGGTAATGAACTGTAATGAACATGGTGGTCAAACTGTTTTTCATGTTCATCTTCACGTTTTAGCAGGTTTAGAAATGGGCTGGCCACCGTTCACAAATAAGAAAAAAGAATTACTTTAA
- a CDS encoding DUF2057 domain-containing protein has product MNHTKGLVLAIFLGGFNFALQAATLSFPEELIPLSVNGEKVEHSLFSKKLDFDLPIGSHKVQIKYSDLYELDYDEHQTVSSAPFWVEVNITQDGQYRIGFDRAKDADAAEQFAKAPSVYVVAPNTSQQVAVKVKPKAEVAPAVVAATVQTAAAPMAITTQVAPKSRKQIEGMTHPSAELMLHYWWQQADEKQREAFLKAVKVN; this is encoded by the coding sequence ATGAATCATACAAAAGGGTTGGTTTTAGCGATTTTTTTAGGTGGTTTTAATTTTGCTTTGCAAGCGGCAACGCTGAGTTTTCCTGAAGAGTTAATTCCTTTATCTGTCAATGGTGAAAAAGTTGAGCATTCTTTATTTAGCAAAAAGCTCGATTTTGACCTGCCAATTGGTTCTCACAAGGTACAGATAAAATATAGTGACTTATATGAGCTTGATTATGATGAGCATCAAACTGTGTCATCAGCACCTTTTTGGGTTGAAGTGAATATCACGCAAGATGGTCAATATCGTATTGGTTTTGATAGAGCAAAAGATGCGGATGCTGCCGAGCAGTTTGCTAAAGCGCCGAGTGTATATGTGGTCGCACCGAATACGTCCCAGCAAGTGGCTGTCAAAGTAAAACCGAAAGCAGAGGTAGCTCCTGCTGTCGTTGCAGCAACAGTTCAAACTGCAGCAGCGCCAATGGCGATAACAACACAGGTTGCGCCTAAGAGTAGAAAACAGATTGAAGGGATGACGCACCCAAGTGCAGAGCTTATGTTGCATTATTGGTGGCAACAGGCCGATGAAAAGCAGCGAGAGGCGTTTTTGAAAGCGGTTAAAGTGAATTAA
- a CDS encoding M1 family metallopeptidase has product MKKTALAASLMLAGFSHSALATQAFDEHTYANLKDVVSTHLHLDLDVDFADKQLEGFVEHTLDWRNASARTLVLDTRDLEIDKVMYQGKNGQWHKADFTLAQRNGVKGAKLTIRFKEQAKKARIYYNSLPQASGLQWLTPVQTASKTHPFMYSQSQAIHARSWIPVQDTPAMRTTYTARIQTPKDVRAVMSADNSEAFVKDGDYWFDMPQAIPPYLIAIGAGNLEYKEMSHQTAIFAEPQILDASVAEFNDTQAMIDKTNAMYGEYAWGRYDLLMLPPSFPFGGMENPRLSFITPTVVAGDKSLVNLIAHELAHSWSGNLVTNATWEDLWLNEGFTSYVENRIMEEVFGRDRAVMEQALDAAGLRAQLKNIPAPDTRLNLKLNGRDPDDAFSKVPYIKGQLFLIYLEEKYGRARFDEFVKGYFAKYSFKSLTTAEFVEYLNTHLLEKHPGIVSLEKAKEWIYEPGLPADAPNPTSNAFNKVDAATAAWLKGDKDLADLPTDAWTVHEWLHFLNNLPRDLSLDKMAKLDEAFNLTNSTNAERAFAWYMLAVGNGYEAIYPALDKHLTSIGRRKLIVPLYKSLVQHGKRDWAQKVYNNARPGYHPLAQGTVDAIFK; this is encoded by the coding sequence ATGAAAAAAACTGCTTTAGCCGCAAGCTTAATGCTGGCAGGCTTCTCTCACAGCGCATTGGCAACACAGGCTTTCGACGAACATACCTATGCAAATTTAAAAGATGTAGTGAGTACCCACCTACATTTAGACCTAGACGTTGATTTTGCAGACAAGCAACTGGAAGGCTTCGTAGAACACACCCTTGATTGGCGCAACGCATCAGCACGCACTCTAGTTCTAGATACTCGCGACCTTGAAATAGATAAGGTGATGTACCAAGGTAAAAACGGCCAATGGCACAAAGCAGATTTCACCCTAGCACAACGCAATGGCGTAAAAGGCGCAAAGCTGACCATTCGCTTTAAAGAGCAAGCTAAAAAAGCCCGTATTTACTACAACAGCTTACCGCAAGCGTCAGGCCTTCAATGGTTAACGCCGGTACAAACTGCCAGTAAAACACACCCGTTTATGTACAGTCAGTCACAAGCAATCCATGCGCGTAGCTGGATCCCAGTGCAAGACACCCCAGCAATGCGTACTACTTACACAGCCCGCATTCAAACACCAAAAGATGTTCGTGCGGTCATGAGTGCAGATAACTCAGAAGCATTTGTCAAAGACGGTGACTATTGGTTTGATATGCCGCAGGCTATTCCACCTTACCTTATTGCTATTGGCGCGGGTAATCTTGAATATAAAGAGATGTCACATCAAACAGCTATTTTTGCTGAACCACAAATTCTTGATGCCTCGGTTGCTGAGTTTAATGACACGCAGGCGATGATCGACAAAACCAATGCGATGTACGGTGAATATGCATGGGGTCGTTACGACCTACTGATGCTGCCGCCAAGCTTCCCGTTTGGTGGCATGGAAAACCCTCGCCTATCATTCATCACCCCAACCGTTGTTGCAGGTGACAAAAGCCTAGTTAATCTAATTGCCCATGAACTTGCGCACTCTTGGTCAGGTAACCTAGTCACTAACGCGACGTGGGAAGACTTATGGCTAAATGAAGGTTTCACCTCTTATGTTGAAAACCGCATCATGGAAGAAGTGTTTGGCCGCGACCGTGCCGTCATGGAACAAGCACTAGACGCGGCAGGTCTTCGTGCGCAGCTTAAAAATATCCCAGCACCAGATACACGCCTAAATTTAAAGCTGAATGGACGCGATCCAGATGATGCGTTCAGCAAAGTACCCTATATCAAGGGTCAGCTATTCTTAATTTATTTAGAAGAAAAGTATGGTCGTGCACGTTTTGATGAGTTTGTAAAAGGTTACTTTGCAAAGTATTCGTTTAAGTCTCTAACGACCGCCGAGTTTGTTGAATACCTAAACACGCACCTACTAGAAAAACATCCCGGTATTGTGTCTCTAGAAAAGGCCAAAGAATGGATCTATGAGCCAGGCTTACCTGCAGATGCGCCAAACCCGACTTCAAATGCATTTAATAAAGTCGATGCTGCAACAGCAGCTTGGTTAAAAGGTGACAAAGACTTAGCAGACTTACCAACGGACGCATGGACAGTGCACGAGTGGTTACACTTTTTAAATAACCTACCGCGTGATTTAAGTCTAGATAAGATGGCGAAATTAGACGAAGCATTTAACCTAACTAATTCAACCAACGCTGAGCGCGCATTTGCTTGGTATATGTTGGCAGTGGGTAATGGTTATGAGGCCATTTATCCGGCGCTGGATAAGCATTTAACAAGCATTGGCCGTCGTAAGCTTATCGTGCCTTTGTATAAGTCTCTTGTGCAACACGGCAAACGCGATTGGGCACAAAAGGTATATAACAATGCACGTCCGGGTTATCACCCATTAGCGCAAGGTACTGTGGACGCGATTTTTAAATAA
- the murB gene encoding UDP-N-acetylmuramate dehydrogenase gives MPSVQSLHTFALPAHCAALITITHPDSLTELDFSKPCYVMGEGSNTVFIEDFAGTVLQIATKGVAVTEQQNVWHVQAAAGENWHQLVIHLLEQGIFGFENLALIPGTVGAAPVQNIGAYGVEVGQYIKSVKGYDISKAQFVELAQAECEFAYRESVFKHALKDRFIITEVLFELPKQWQPVLNYGPLQSLDKNIVTAQQVFNKVIEIRQSKLPDPKELANAGSFFKNPIVGSEQVQSLLKQYPDMPNYLVDAKHTKLAAGWLIEQAGLKGFELGGIAVYHKQALVLVNQGAGTATELKAMIQHIQQIVWQKFNVQLEHEVRVIAADGNVQLQGVQA, from the coding sequence GTGCCATCAGTCCAATCGCTCCATACTTTTGCTTTACCTGCCCACTGTGCAGCGCTCATAACCATCACACATCCAGATAGTCTCACTGAGCTCGATTTTTCTAAACCTTGCTATGTAATGGGCGAGGGTAGCAACACGGTTTTTATTGAAGACTTTGCTGGCACGGTATTGCAAATTGCCACTAAAGGCGTAGCAGTGACAGAGCAACAAAATGTGTGGCATGTACAAGCAGCCGCAGGTGAAAACTGGCATCAACTGGTTATTCATTTGCTCGAGCAAGGAATCTTTGGTTTTGAAAACCTCGCATTAATTCCGGGGACGGTGGGTGCAGCACCGGTGCAGAACATTGGTGCCTATGGGGTTGAGGTCGGACAGTATATTAAATCGGTTAAAGGTTATGATATTTCCAAAGCGCAATTTGTAGAACTAGCGCAAGCTGAGTGTGAGTTTGCTTATCGAGAGTCGGTATTTAAGCATGCGTTGAAAGATAGATTTATTATTACTGAAGTGCTGTTTGAGCTACCAAAGCAATGGCAGCCTGTACTGAACTATGGGCCATTACAGTCACTAGATAAGAATATAGTCACCGCGCAGCAGGTATTTAACAAGGTGATTGAAATACGACAAAGTAAACTCCCTGATCCGAAAGAGCTAGCCAATGCTGGTAGTTTTTTCAAAAACCCCATTGTGGGAAGCGAGCAAGTGCAATCTTTGTTAAAGCAATACCCAGATATGCCAAATTATCTAGTCGATGCTAAACATACTAAATTAGCCGCAGGATGGTTGATTGAACAAGCTGGGCTCAAGGGCTTTGAGTTAGGTGGCATTGCTGTGTATCACAAACAAGCTTTAGTACTGGTAAATCAAGGTGCGGGCACTGCCACAGAGCTTAAAGCCATGATCCAACATATTCAGCAAATCGTGTGGCAAAAGTTCAATGTGCAACTAGAACATGAAGTGCGTGTGATAGCCGCAGATGGCAATGTACAACTACAAGGTGTGCAAGCATGA